The stretch of DNA TTTGAACCGTCTGGAGAACTTCAACCCTCAGCCAGGCCCGGTACAAGTCATATCCCCGGAAACCGATCTACTGGCTGTTTATAAATATGACCCTCGAACAGCAGATAGAAAAAATGAAAGCCTGACACCGCTCAGGGTTTTAGGGCGGTCGTAAACTTTATAGGCTACCAAGGAGCCACCATCTTTATAAGGAGGATTTTTTAAGGTGACGCTAACTCAGGTAAGAAAAAAAGAACTCATTGATGAATTCAGGACTCATGATACTGACACCGGGTCTCCTGAGGTTCAGATCGCCCTGTTAAGTGAGCGGATCGGGTATCTTACAGAGCATTTCAAGATTCATAAAAAGGACCATCATTCCCGGCGCGGCCTC from Deltaproteobacteria bacterium encodes:
- the rpsO gene encoding 30S ribosomal protein S15; this translates as MTLTQVRKKELIDEFRTHDTDTGSPEVQIALLSERIGYLTEHFKIHKKDHHSRRGLLKLVGQRRRLLNYLRQKDIDRYREVISRLGIRR